The following are encoded in a window of Rhizobium sp. WYJ-E13 genomic DNA:
- a CDS encoding Lrp/AsnC family transcriptional regulator yields the protein MVRAELDVIDIKILRELQADGRMTNVELADRVGISAPPCLRRVRKLEEAGVIEGYHAMLNSPKLGLDLVAFCMVGLKHQSEANLKAFAAATTEWPLVRQAWMVSGDSDFLLHCVAQNLTRFQDFVIEVLTANEHVDTVRTMLTIRQVKKLGLVEL from the coding sequence GTGGTTCGCGCTGAACTTGACGTCATCGACATAAAGATATTGCGAGAACTGCAGGCAGACGGCCGCATGACCAATGTGGAGCTTGCCGATCGGGTGGGAATATCGGCGCCGCCCTGCCTGCGTCGTGTGCGCAAGCTCGAAGAGGCCGGCGTCATCGAAGGTTATCACGCGATGCTGAACAGCCCGAAGCTCGGGCTCGATCTCGTCGCCTTCTGCATGGTCGGCCTCAAGCACCAGTCCGAAGCCAATCTAAAGGCCTTTGCCGCGGCCACCACCGAATGGCCGCTGGTGCGTCAGGCCTGGATGGTGTCCGGCGACAGCGATTTCCTGCTGCATTGTGTCGCCCAGAACCTTACCCGCTTCCAGGACTTCGTCATTGAAGTACTGACGGCCAACGAGCATGTCGATACCGTTCGCACCATGCTGACGATCCGGCAGGTGAAGAAGCTCGGGCTGGTAGAACTGTAA